Proteins co-encoded in one Nitrospiraceae bacterium genomic window:
- a CDS encoding tetratricopeptide repeat protein has product MDEQKHTAGAEQGSAAVDPGDQPLSPDEEIAEIEKMLATEPDDFQARCRLGELYFSKGRLDDALTEVKKSIEMAEGLRTEMNRSLAMYYSNLGTIYATKGMMEEAETEFKHALEVHAYDVLALFNLGRVQADKKKFMDAKGYYERLVEITPDDPIAWYNLAGVYVELDNPQVSDYNTMDMAIQCYLRVLELDPKHLEASFKLMEIALNHKKTDLAVKVMESAVEHSPDEPLAYYNLISVYDKCKMFEQAEQARQRLKERFAKKAKEGATT; this is encoded by the coding sequence ATGGACGAACAGAAACACACAGCCGGTGCAGAGCAGGGTAGTGCGGCGGTCGATCCTGGCGATCAGCCCTTGAGCCCCGACGAGGAAATTGCCGAGATTGAAAAAATGCTGGCAACCGAGCCGGATGATTTCCAGGCGCGGTGCCGGTTGGGCGAACTCTATTTCAGCAAGGGCCGATTGGATGATGCCCTGACTGAGGTCAAGAAGTCGATCGAAATGGCCGAGGGGCTCCGCACCGAAATGAACCGGTCGCTGGCCATGTATTACTCCAACCTCGGTACCATCTACGCCACCAAGGGTATGATGGAAGAGGCGGAAACCGAATTCAAACACGCGTTGGAGGTGCACGCATACGACGTGCTCGCGCTCTTCAATCTGGGGCGCGTCCAGGCGGACAAGAAGAAATTCATGGACGCCAAAGGGTATTATGAACGGTTAGTCGAGATCACGCCGGACGATCCCATCGCGTGGTACAACCTGGCCGGCGTCTACGTCGAACTCGACAACCCGCAGGTGTCCGATTACAACACGATGGATATGGCGATCCAGTGTTATCTTCGTGTCTTGGAACTGGATCCGAAACACTTGGAAGCAAGCTTCAAATTGATGGAAATTGCCCTCAACCACAAGAAGACCGATTTGGCCGTCAAGGTGATGGAAAGTGCGGTCGAGCACAGTCCGGATGAGCCGCTGGCGTATTACAATTTGATCAGCGTGTACGACAAGTGCAAGATGTTTGAACAGGCCGAACAAGCCCGTCAGCGTCTCAAAGAGCGGTTTGCCAAGAAGGCCAAAGAGGGTGCCACAACCTGA
- the tatA gene encoding twin-arginine translocase TatA/TatE family subunit, giving the protein MFGSLGFTELILILFIVLIIFGAGKLPQLGEGLGKAIKGFKKSVHEADAIEAEAQAQQAATQAQAIQAPAPQMQVPTVEQQPAVAAPPASHA; this is encoded by the coding sequence ATGTTTGGGAGTCTGGGTTTTACAGAATTGATCCTGATTCTGTTCATCGTGCTGATTATTTTCGGCGCGGGAAAATTGCCGCAATTAGGTGAGGGTCTCGGAAAAGCGATCAAGGGCTTCAAGAAGTCGGTGCACGAGGCGGACGCCATCGAAGCTGAGGCGCAGGCGCAGCAAGCGGCGACCCAGGCTCAGGCCATCCAAGCTCCGGCCCCGCAGATGCAGGTGCCCACGGTGGAGCAGCAACCGGCCGTCGCGGCTCCCCCGGCATCCCACGCTTAG
- a CDS encoding 4Fe-4S dicluster domain-containing protein, with the protein MGGDPKYGRRDFLKDSVVSVAKAAREFSIHKDAVREPVAAPPRVDWLRPPGAVAEALFLERCTSCGDCVKACPPAAIVTDAANGSPVIFPSDTACELCEEFPCIAACATEALLPVEDLFAVRMGVAAVSHRVCTAGQGCHACVSKCPTDALSTDFEAFRLVVSAQRCVGCGLCEQVCKTVNDHIAIKVTPARHCATGAVGL; encoded by the coding sequence GTGGGGGGCGATCCCAAATACGGACGGCGAGACTTCCTCAAGGATTCGGTCGTCTCGGTTGCAAAGGCCGCGCGGGAATTTTCTATCCACAAAGATGCGGTGCGTGAGCCGGTGGCTGCACCCCCGCGGGTCGATTGGCTGCGCCCGCCTGGAGCAGTGGCGGAGGCTCTCTTCCTCGAACGGTGCACCAGTTGTGGCGACTGCGTGAAGGCCTGCCCTCCGGCCGCGATTGTGACGGATGCAGCCAATGGCTCACCGGTGATTTTCCCGAGTGATACCGCCTGTGAGCTCTGTGAGGAGTTTCCCTGTATTGCGGCTTGTGCGACGGAGGCACTCCTGCCGGTCGAAGATCTATTTGCGGTCCGCATGGGCGTCGCGGCGGTTTCGCACCGGGTCTGCACGGCAGGGCAAGGATGCCATGCGTGTGTATCGAAGTGTCCGACTGACGCGCTCTCGACCGATTTCGAGGCGTTTCGCCTCGTCGTATCGGCTCAGCGTTGTGTCGGTTGCGGACTCTGTGAGCAGGTCTGTAAAACGGTCAATGATCATATTGCGATCAAGGTGACCCCGGCCAGACATTGTGCGACAGGCGCGGTCGGATTGTGA
- a CDS encoding radical SAM protein produces the protein MKVSLLFPPTWHPSQPYLSLPSLTGFLAQAGVKNVSQRDLGIELLDKVLTQSFAEGIYQQLVDKQQGLERTRAGETGPGSAEHLSRVVESLDRFPYLHERIELAKETLRGEGFYDIEAYRNSLFLIDKWLEVVSSLYFPTRLTVVDNQFGDYSIYSSKDLTKVIRDDTQNPYIGLFRELFLPSILADRPDLVGVSITATSQIIPGLTLCRLLKEAAPDVHITVGGSIFTRLVDNLRRCQWLFDITDDFVVFEGETALLELVNQMEGKRDFSKVPNLIYRQNGKITVNQPFYSENINQLTAPNYDGFPLDLYLSPEPVLPVQFSRGCYYKDCAFCALTLDHQNFRQRDPGKTVDDLEWLKARYGAEFFFFTDECFALSPTKRLCQQMIDRQLNVKWTCELRFEKNLSRELLTQMRDAGCLKIVFGLESFNQRVMDFMKKGIKQEWVRRIADDCVDLGIAMHCYVIVGFPTEKEEEALETMNFIVENKKLNESYGFSCQPCLFDLEKEAPIMNDPGSYGIRRIMRPSSEDLSLGFFYEVQEGMTPPQAEQLYQHVYEKISEVVCELPFNYSMADGLLYIAREKSQAVRVPQPAGS, from the coding sequence ATGAAAGTGTCATTGCTGTTTCCTCCGACCTGGCACCCATCACAACCATATCTGAGTCTTCCTTCTCTCACCGGTTTTCTCGCTCAAGCAGGCGTCAAAAACGTCTCACAGCGTGACCTTGGCATTGAGCTGTTGGATAAGGTATTGACTCAGTCTTTTGCGGAAGGGATCTATCAGCAGCTTGTCGATAAACAGCAGGGTCTCGAGCGAACTCGGGCCGGTGAGACTGGGCCAGGCAGCGCCGAGCACCTCTCGCGGGTTGTTGAGTCCCTGGACCGGTTTCCCTACCTGCACGAACGCATCGAGCTGGCCAAAGAAACGTTGCGTGGGGAGGGGTTCTACGATATCGAGGCTTACCGCAACAGCCTGTTCTTGATCGATAAATGGCTCGAAGTGGTGTCGTCACTCTACTTTCCCACGCGTTTGACGGTGGTCGATAACCAATTCGGTGACTATTCGATTTATTCATCCAAGGATTTGACCAAAGTCATTCGCGATGATACGCAGAACCCCTATATTGGATTGTTTCGGGAGTTGTTCCTGCCATCTATTCTGGCGGACCGCCCTGACCTCGTCGGCGTGTCGATTACGGCCACTTCGCAGATCATCCCTGGGCTGACCTTGTGTCGTTTGCTCAAGGAGGCCGCGCCGGATGTCCATATTACGGTGGGCGGCAGCATCTTCACACGCCTGGTGGACAACTTGCGCCGATGCCAGTGGCTCTTCGACATTACGGATGATTTTGTAGTGTTCGAAGGCGAGACGGCTTTACTGGAACTCGTCAACCAAATGGAAGGGAAACGGGATTTCAGCAAGGTGCCGAATCTGATTTACCGCCAGAACGGCAAGATCACGGTCAACCAGCCCTTCTATTCTGAAAACATCAACCAGCTGACCGCGCCCAATTATGACGGGTTCCCGCTCGATCTGTACTTATCGCCGGAGCCCGTGCTACCCGTGCAATTTTCGCGTGGCTGTTACTACAAAGACTGCGCGTTCTGCGCGCTCACGCTGGATCATCAAAACTTCCGGCAGCGTGACCCCGGTAAGACGGTGGACGATTTGGAATGGCTTAAGGCACGTTATGGCGCCGAGTTCTTTTTCTTTACCGACGAATGCTTCGCGTTGTCGCCGACCAAGCGCCTCTGTCAGCAGATGATCGATCGACAATTGAACGTGAAGTGGACGTGCGAGCTGCGTTTTGAAAAGAACTTGAGCCGCGAACTCCTGACGCAAATGCGCGATGCCGGTTGTTTGAAGATCGTCTTTGGTCTGGAATCCTTCAACCAGCGGGTAATGGATTTCATGAAGAAGGGGATCAAGCAGGAGTGGGTCCGCCGAATCGCTGACGACTGTGTGGATCTCGGCATCGCCATGCACTGCTATGTGATCGTCGGGTTCCCGACCGAGAAGGAAGAGGAAGCGCTGGAGACGATGAACTTTATCGTCGAGAACAAGAAGCTGAACGAGTCCTATGGCTTTTCCTGCCAGCCCTGCTTGTTCGATTTGGAGAAAGAAGCGCCGATCATGAACGATCCGGGCAGCTATGGCATCCGGCGCATCATGCGGCCTTCGTCTGAAGACCTCAGTCTGGGGTTCTTCTACGAGGTGCAGGAAGGTATGACGCCGCCCCAGGCGGAACAGCTGTATCAGCACGTGTACGAGAAGATCAGCGAAGTCGTGTGCGAATTGCCCTTCAATTACTCGATGGCAGATGGGTTGCTGTACATTGCTCGGGAAAAATCACAAGCCGTGCGGGTGCCGCAACCTGCCGGATCGTAG
- a CDS encoding molecular chaperone TorD family protein, with translation MTSKQVVQSTSPSSTVVAPTQSVAIKDSPSVERALNRSKVYLLLSWSLLYPEDDEFLDYLQCGEFVEDGRAALEALRVALDGIGGERAKQKIGLLNKQFDLIEKLVAAECVNWQLSDLQTEHRRVFTNVITLDCPPYETLFGNDHVFAQSHVMGDIAGFYKAFGVELSKDIHERLDHLSVEFEFMHFLTYKESYSRCHDGLEKTEIVVDAQKKFVKNHIGRWVPLFCRMLAKKADAGLFKIMADCMSEWMDFEVAFLGVNPQPYSEADYRPATFNAPEGQTYECGAQDQGNELSMLLSEVGAQSFMDQKDKEKDGKKDEGPVGTA, from the coding sequence ATGACCTCGAAACAAGTCGTGCAATCAACCTCCCCCTCCTCCACGGTCGTGGCTCCCACGCAAAGCGTCGCCATAAAAGATTCCCCATCGGTTGAGCGTGCATTGAATCGAAGCAAAGTCTATTTGCTTCTGTCTTGGAGCTTGCTCTATCCCGAAGACGATGAATTCCTGGACTATTTGCAGTGCGGAGAATTCGTCGAAGACGGGCGGGCGGCACTCGAGGCGTTGCGTGTCGCGCTGGACGGGATCGGCGGAGAGCGGGCAAAGCAGAAGATCGGCCTGCTCAACAAGCAGTTCGATTTGATCGAGAAATTGGTCGCGGCTGAATGTGTCAATTGGCAGCTGAGCGATCTGCAGACGGAACATCGCCGGGTCTTCACCAACGTGATCACGTTGGATTGCCCGCCGTATGAAACGTTGTTCGGGAACGATCACGTGTTTGCGCAGTCCCATGTGATGGGGGACATTGCAGGGTTCTACAAGGCGTTCGGCGTCGAGCTCTCGAAGGACATCCATGAGCGCTTGGACCATCTGAGCGTCGAGTTCGAATTCATGCATTTCCTCACCTACAAGGAATCGTACTCGCGTTGCCACGACGGTCTGGAGAAGACTGAAATCGTCGTAGATGCGCAGAAGAAATTCGTCAAGAATCACATCGGTCGATGGGTGCCGCTGTTTTGTCGCATGCTGGCCAAGAAGGCGGACGCGGGCTTGTTCAAAATTATGGCCGATTGCATGTCTGAGTGGATGGATTTTGAGGTCGCCTTCCTCGGGGTGAATCCGCAACCCTACTCCGAGGCGGATTATCGGCCGGCTACCTTCAATGCTCCGGAAGGTCAAACCTACGAGTGTGGGGCGCAGGATCAAGGGAATGAGCTGAGCATGTTGCTGAGCGAGGTCGGGGCCCAGTCTTTCATGGACCAGAAGGACAAAGAGAAAGACGGCAAAAAAGATGAGGGTCCCGTCGGAACTGCGTAG